The Acidobacteriota bacterium genomic interval CATACCCCGTAATCACCAGGCGATCGCCTCCAGGTTCGGCGGCAATCCAGTGCGGGTCATTGCTTGGCGGCAGCAGGATGCGGCTGACCTCATGCGGGTGTTCGGGGTCGTGCATATCGATGCTGAGGATGGCGTGGCCGCTTTGGGTATTCCAGATGAGGTATTGTCCCTCAACGACGGGAACTTCGCAAAAGCGGTAGCCGGGGTCGTAGATAGCGCGCAGCGTGGGATTATTGCCGGCGAGGCCGTCGACCCGGTACAGGCCGCAGTAGAAGTCGGGTACGACGACGGTGCGGCCATCGGCAAGCACGCGCGGCTCGGAAGAATCGGCAACGTCGGGGAGCGTGCGCGGATCCGAGCCGGGCAGAACCATGGTCTTGAGCAGTGTGAGATCGGAGAGACGCCAGACCTGCGCAACGCGGCTGGGCTGCGCGCCCATCATGTCGGCGCTGCTGGAGACGACGCGGTCGAGCGCGGGCACGACGGCCAGGCTATAGGGGCGAATATTCGGGTAGCCGGCGACCGCAGCGGAGACGGAGCGGACGACATGCCCGTCGGGCGCGAACTCGACCAGCCCGCCGGTGGCGTGATTGAAGCCGCCGGAGTATTGAAACGTCGCCAGGGTGTTGCCGTTCGGCAAATAGATGAACGAGTGCGGGTAGCTGAAGTTGCCCACACTGCCAAACTGCCGCAGCAGGCGCGGGTGCAGGGGGTTGTGAAGATTGAAAACGTAGGTCTGGTTGCCGAGCCAGTCGTTGGCGTACAAATGACCATCCGGCGGCAGAGCGTAGCTGGTGTGGTGGGCCATGCTCGCCTGGCCCACGGGCAGCATGGCGACGAGCTTGCCGAAGGGCTTGGCGCCGGGCGCGACGTTGAACACGGCCAGAAAATCGCGGCCCAGGCCTTGCGGCGAGCGGACGCCGGGTTTCATCTCCATAGCGGCATGCGGATGCCGTGACTCCATGGCCCAAACAAAAAGATGTGGCTCGCCACTTTTTGCTTTGGTCGCTCCCGATGGTCGCTTGGGGTGCGGACTTCGATTCCCGGCAGGGTCCGCCCGCTGGCGCTCGGGGCTCCTCCAAGCTGCCGCCAAATGACTTTGACTGGCACGGGGCCTGGCGTGGCTGCGCCACGCCACCCGCTTGACGCTCGGCCGGGCCGAGGGCCCCGGGAGCCCCGGCCCGGCCTTCGCGTTAGGCTGCGGCGGGCGGGTTGCGGCCAGCAGCAGCGGCAGCGCGGCGGCGAGCGCGGCCAACAGGCAAGCGAGGGGGAGGCGCTTCATGGGGTACAGTATGCACTGGGTTGCACCCGGAGGTGGCGCTGGGCCTTTTGCGCCAACGGCGCAGGGTGACCCTAGTGGAAAAACCTCTACTGGGGGGCGGGAGTTCCATGCTATCCTGTGCGGCGTGTTCGGAGTGGCTGCGGGAGAGACAGCATCCAGTCCCAGCGCGTATTCTTTATCTCCGAGAGGTAGTCAGTGAAAGAGCAGGGAACTGTCAAGTGGTTCAACAATGCCAAGGGCTATGGCTTCATCACCCGCATGAGCGGTGAGGATGTCTTTGTGCATTACACAGCGATTCAGGGCGAAGGGTATCGTTCCCTGGCCGAGGGCCAGGCGGTGGAGTTCGAGGTCAAGCAGGGCCCCAAGGGTCTGCTGGCCGAAGATGTGACGGTACTGTAGAGCTCCCGACCGACAACTCAATCCGACCCCGGGCCTAGGGATGCGCGCGGGGTATAATCGCCACTACCAGTCTATGCAGGCGGGAGTCACTCTCGGACCGTATGAGATCGTGGCGCCGCTGGGCGCGGGCGGAATGGGCGAAGTCTATCGTGCCCGCGACCGGCGCCTGAACCGCGACGTGGCGATCAAGGTGCTGCCGGCGGCGGTGACAAGCGATCCCACGCGGCTGCGGCGCTTTGAGACCGAAGCGCGCTCGGCGGGTCAGCTCAGTCATCCCAATATTCTTGCCGTGTTCGACTTCGGCGTGGCCGAGGGCGCGCCTTATCTGGTGACGGAGCTGCTGGAGGGCGAGACGCTGCGCGCGCGGCTCACGCCGGCGATCGCGTTGCCGCCGCGGAAAGCGATTGAGATAGCGCAGCAGGTGGCGCGCGGGCTGGCGGCGGCGCACGCCAAGGGCATCATTCACCGCGACCTCAAGCCGGAAAATATCTTTCTCACGCGCGACGGCCAAGCCAAGATTCTGGATTTCGGCCTGGCCAAAGTGGCTGAGACGGTCAGTGACGACGCCGAGACCGTAGCCGCCGGTCAGGTGACCAGTGCCGGGCAGGTGCTGGGCACGGCGGGCTACATGTCGCCGGAGCAGGTGCGCGGCCAGGCGGCGGACGCACGCTCGGATCTGTTTGCCCTGGGCGCGATTCTGTACGAAATGCTGACCGGCCGGCGCGCCTTCCAGCGTGACACTGCCGCGGAAACTATGACCGCGGTGCTCAAAGAGGAACCGGCGGAGATCACGGCGGCACCGGATACGCTGGCACCGGCGCTGCAGCGGGTGGTCGATCATTGCCTGGAAAAAGATCCGGCCGCGCGCTTTCAATCGGCGCGCGACCTCGAGTTTGCGCTGGCGGCGCTCACCGGCAGTTCCTCGACCCGCACCGCGGCGCTCGCCGCGCTGCCTGCCCCGCGCCGTCAGGTTCCGATGCTCGCCGCGGTGGCCCTCACCGCGGTGGTTGTGGGCCTGGCTGTGTTTTTCGCGATGCGCCCGGCGCCGTCGGCGCACTGGCATTTTACGGCGGTGACCAACTTTCCGGGCGTGCAGGCGCAGCCGGTGTTTTCGCCCGACGGCCGCTCGGTCGCCTTTACCTCGAACGAAGACGGCCATTACAACATCTACGTGGCGCTGCTGAGTGGTGGCACACCGGCGGAGGTCACGCACGGGCCGAACGCGAAGCAACATCCCGCCTGGTCGCCGGATGGCGCAACGCTCGCCTACGCGCGGCTGAACCACAGCGGCCTCTCGGATATCTGGGAAGTTCCGGCGCTGGGCGGCACGCCGCGCCGCGTGGTGCCCGATGCTGCCGAGCCCAGCTTCACGCGCGACGGCGACCTGGTGTACGAGCACGACGGCGCGGTGTGGGAGGCGAGCAGCGGCGGAGAAAATCCACACCAGATCGTGGGCATTCCTCCGGGCGATACCGAGGTGGTATACCCGCGCCTTTCCCCCGATGGCCGCTATGTCGCGTTTTCCACGGCCAACTATACCAGCGGACCCTACCGCGATCTTGCGGTGGCCAATCTGGCGAGCGGCAAAATCCGCGTGCTGACGACTACGGGGTTGGCCACCTCGCCCGTCTGGACACCCGACAGCCACACCATTTACTTCGCGTACAACGGCTCCGGGGCGATGAACCTTTGGAAGATCCACGTCGACGGCTCGGGCTTGCAGCAGATTACTTCCGGCGAAGGCGACGACGCCGACCTCGATATCTCCGCTGACGGAAAGCGGATCATCTTCGACACGATGCACGTCGGCATCGGGCTGGCCGAGGTCAATCTGCAAACGCCGGTCAATCAGCAAACGCCACAGATGCTGCACGTGGATCCCGCGCGCTGGCTGTGGGGCCCGCAGTATTCGCCCGACGGCAAGCGTTTGGCCTATTTCGCCGCACTTAAAGGAGTGGTCAGCGAGAGCATCGGCGTCGCCAATGCGGACGGATCGGGCGCAGTGCCGTTGGTCGAGGATCAGCGGGAAGATATCTTTCCGGTATGGAGCCAGGACGGCCAGAGCTTGTACTTTGTCTCCATGTACCCCCACGCCATTCGCACAGTCCCCGTTGCGGGCGGATCGCCGCGCACGTTGTATCGCTTACCGACGACAGCATCGTATTACCTGTCGGTTGGGCGTGATGGCAGGATTCTCTTCCAGAATGGCAACACCCTGGATGTACTGAACCCAGATGGCAAGGTTCAGGCGATCGGTGCTCTTCCCGCGGGTGCGGACCTGTTGGCCTGGTCGCCGGATCAGCGGCAGGTGGCCTATCGCCTTACGGCCCGCAGGGCGAATGATCCCGCTGCCGGCCTCTGGGTGACGGACTTGCATGCGCCGCCGCGGCAGATATTCCAGGGCTCAGTCAACCGTGCCGTGTCCGCCGCAGGCAGCCTGTACGTGCTGCAGGCGCAAGCTGACCTGGGCACCGTCCTGTGGAAGCTCTCCTGGGATGGCCGGGGCCGGACGCAGGTCTCAACCCGCATTGTGCCGCTCTGGGACGCGAATTACAATGACGTGGGCGTCGTGAATTACGTCGCAGTATCGCCGGATGGCAACCAGGCCGTCTTTCAGGACGAGCCCGGGCTGTCGGAAAACATTGGCCTGCTTACGCTAGCGTCTCCAAAGAGTCGGCAATAACGTCCCAGACCCACTCGAGCTCGCTGGGCTGAATGCGGTACGGCGGGAGGACGTAGACCACCGGACCCAGAGGCCGCAGCAGGACGCTTTCTTTTTCGTAGTGACGGCGAAGGTGCAGGCCAGCTTCGGAGAGATAGCCGCGGCCATCGTCGCGGAGCTCAATCGCGGCGACCGTGCCTGTCTGGCGGACGGCGGCTACGCGCGGATGGGTGCGCAGGCGGTCCAGCGCGCGTGCATGGGTCGCGGCAATGGCGGCGATGCGCTGCATGACCGGCTCGGTGCGGAAGATTTCGAGCGAGGCTAAGGCAGCCGCGCAGCCCAGCGGATTGCCGGTGTAGGAGTGACCGTGGAAGAGCGTGCGCTCGCGGTCGGCGGATAAGAAGGCCTCGAAGACGGCGTCGGTGCAGAGCGTGGCCGCGAGCGGCAGGGCGCCGCCGGTCAGGCCCTTCGAGAGGCACAGGATGTCGGGAGAGATGCCGGCCTGCTCGCAGGCGAACATGGTTCCGGTGCGGCCGAAGCCGGTGAGGACTTCGTCGGCAATGAGCAATACGTGATGCTGATCGCAGAGCTGGCGCACGCTGCGCAGAAATTCCGGCGGTTGGACGCGCATGCCGCCCACGCCTTGCAGCAGCGGCTCGACGATGAGGGCCGCAATTTCGTGGCTGTGAT includes:
- a CDS encoding adenosylmethionine--8-amino-7-oxononanoate transaminase encodes the protein MASSNPYRGRIWFPYTQMQGLAAPLEIVRGEGVWLYARDGSRTLDAISSWWVTLHGHAEPRIAEAIARQARTLEQVILADYTHPLAEELAEKLVAITPAGLNHVFYSDDGSTAVEVALKMALQCWQQRGQPQRRRIVALENAYHGDTLAAMSVSEATAFTAPFQEWMFPVERVSAERPEPLAGLLADHSHEIAALIVEPLLQGVGGMRVQPPEFLRSVRQLCDQHHVLLIADEVLTGFGRTGTMFACEQAGISPDILCLSKGLTGGALPLAATLCTDAVFEAFLSADRERTLFHGHSYTGNPLGCAAALASLEIFRTEPVMQRIAAIAATHARALDRLRTHPRVAAVRQTGTVAAIELRDDGRGYLSEAGLHLRRHYEKESVLLRPLGPVVYVLPPYRIQPSELEWVWDVIADSLETLA
- a CDS encoding cold shock domain-containing protein produces the protein MKEQGTVKWFNNAKGYGFITRMSGEDVFVHYTAIQGEGYRSLAEGQAVEFEVKQGPKGLLAEDVTVL
- a CDS encoding serine/threonine-protein kinase, yielding MRAGYNRHYQSMQAGVTLGPYEIVAPLGAGGMGEVYRARDRRLNRDVAIKVLPAAVTSDPTRLRRFETEARSAGQLSHPNILAVFDFGVAEGAPYLVTELLEGETLRARLTPAIALPPRKAIEIAQQVARGLAAAHAKGIIHRDLKPENIFLTRDGQAKILDFGLAKVAETVSDDAETVAAGQVTSAGQVLGTAGYMSPEQVRGQAADARSDLFALGAILYEMLTGRRAFQRDTAAETMTAVLKEEPAEITAAPDTLAPALQRVVDHCLEKDPAARFQSARDLEFALAALTGSSSTRTAALAALPAPRRQVPMLAAVALTAVVVGLAVFFAMRPAPSAHWHFTAVTNFPGVQAQPVFSPDGRSVAFTSNEDGHYNIYVALLSGGTPAEVTHGPNAKQHPAWSPDGATLAYARLNHSGLSDIWEVPALGGTPRRVVPDAAEPSFTRDGDLVYEHDGAVWEASSGGENPHQIVGIPPGDTEVVYPRLSPDGRYVAFSTANYTSGPYRDLAVANLASGKIRVLTTTGLATSPVWTPDSHTIYFAYNGSGAMNLWKIHVDGSGLQQITSGEGDDADLDISADGKRIIFDTMHVGIGLAEVNLQTPVNQQTPQMLHVDPARWLWGPQYSPDGKRLAYFAALKGVVSESIGVANADGSGAVPLVEDQREDIFPVWSQDGQSLYFVSMYPHAIRTVPVAGGSPRTLYRLPTTASYYLSVGRDGRILFQNGNTLDVLNPDGKVQAIGALPAGADLLAWSPDQRQVAYRLTARRANDPAAGLWVTDLHAPPRQIFQGSVNRAVSAAGSLYVLQAQADLGTVLWKLSWDGRGRTQVSTRIVPLWDANYNDVGVVNYVAVSPDGNQAVFQDEPGLSENIGLLTLASPKSRQ